A single Nicotiana tabacum cultivar K326 chromosome 5, ASM71507v2, whole genome shotgun sequence DNA region contains:
- the LOC142161715 gene encoding uncharacterized protein LOC142161715, giving the protein MWGCKKLEQVFLLEEENLGGGRGIQIDKVRFPRLEKIQLYNLEALNGFCNGIHNIQLPSLHTLTISKLPNIRGFFPNDDSLSTEPNHSANTQSLFRKEDTLRSLRHLEPCYLDDAMLFHNQLLSRCCFRKLDSLSMSKCKNVAPCLFMDVVNDDAPSAKDEEEQGEKVSETSLFPHLTKLILSDLPDLRSLVSQNMQKVPFGYNLKAVYVGFCKRLLHFSSLAVARTFAQQVENMSFVVCNEMKHVFVLEENEVEGADQSQICDIQFPMLRKLKLSYLPAMASFCKGANNIDFPNLNEIYISASNNLKGFVIPTDGDQSSDMPYLFGSKAFYFERALYS; this is encoded by the exons ATGTGGGGCTGTAAGAAGTTGGAACAAGTGTTCCTCCTAGAGGAAGAAAATCTGGGTGGTGGACGTGGAATCCAGATTGATAAGGTCAGGTTCCCCAGATTGGAGAAAATACAGCTTTACAATTTAGAAGCACTAAACGGTTTCTGCAATGGGATTCACAACATCCAGCTCCCTAGTTTACATACCTTGACTATCAGCAAATTACCTAACATCAGAGGATTCTTCCCCAATGATGATAGCCTTTCAACAGAACCCAACCATAGTGCGAACACGCAATCCCTTTTCAGAAAAGAG GACACGTTGAGAAGTTTAAGGCATCTGGAACCCTGCTATTTGGATGATGCAATGCTGTTTCACAACCAATTACTTTCCCGCTGCTGCTTCAGAAAACTTGACTCTTTAAGTATGTCGAAATGCAAGAATGTGGCTCCTTGTTTGTTTATGGATGTCGTGAATGATGACGCTCCAAGTGCAAAGGATGAAGAAGAACAAGGAGAAAAGGTTTCTGAGACCTCCCTATTTCCTCATTTAACAAAACTAATTCTCTCAGACCTGCCAGATTTAAGGTCTCTTGTTTCACAGAATATGCAAAAGGTTCCGTTTGGTTATAACTTGAAAGCAGTATATGTAGGCTTCTGCAAGAGACTACTTCATTTCTCTTCACTAGCTGTAGCCAGGACTTTTGCACAGCAAGTTGAAAATATGTCATTTGTTGTTTGTAATGAGATGAAACACGTATTTGTTTTAGAGGAGAATGAGGTGGAAGGTGCTGATCAAAGTCAGATCTGTGACATCCAGTTTCCGATGTTGCGGAAGTTGAAACTTAGCTATTTACCGGCAATGGCGAGTTTTTGCAAGGGGGCTAACAACATTGACTTCCCAAATTTGAATGAAATATACATTAGTGCCTCGAACAACTTAAAAGGTTTTGTGATTCCCACAGATGGAGATCAATCCAGTGACATGCCTTACCTATTTGGAAGTAAG GCATTTTACTTTGAAAGAGCACTGTATAGCTAA